TATATTGGGCGGCATTGTCGTTTTCCGGGGTCCCGATTTCCCGGCCCTTCATTTCATCAGATGCCAGTGTGGAAAGAACAGTTGTTACTGTACTTTTCTGAACTTCCTGGGCAAAGGTAATTACTGAGAAAAACGAGAATGCGAGATAAGTTAATTTTTTCATTGGAGTCCTGTTATATAAGTATATGTCGTTGAAACATAGAAAATGTTGCATTGATTTTAAAAAAAATATGGAGAGGTAAGAAGGAAATACAGAAATTGAAAACTTAATCTTGGTCTAAAAGAAAAAAACAGCTTCAAAAGAAGCTGTTCTTACTCAAAAAATCGTTGTAAGGTTATCGAAGTCTATCTACAGATTTTACGAGCCTCTCATCTTTACGGATATATATGTTTGCAATAAACAAACAGATAATCGCGATTAATGGAAAAACAGGCTCAATACCCTTCTCAGGAAATTGAATTCCTCCGGATAAATTTAGTAGCCAATAAGCCAATACACCAATCAACAAAGCGTTTATAATGATGCTGATTGTATTCAGCAAAATTTGTCTTTTTCTGTTTTTAAAGCTGAATACACTTAGTAATCCAACTAAAACAAGTACAATACATGCACTGTCTATTACAGGAATGTTACCAAAAACAGCAACATCTTGTCCTGTGATGAAAAGAAAAACAGCAGCTAAAACTGCCAGAAAAATCCATATAGTTTGTATTCTTTGTAGCATTGAATATTAAATTCTTGGCAAAAATAACATAAATTTTGCACAATTCAAAAATAAGTGTAGATTTGCATTATACAATGTACTTGAAAACAAAAGTCACCGGACTTACTTTTCTTACTCACAATTAATTACATTTTTACATACATATGTTTAACATTGAAACGTTAAGGTCAAAATCCGTAACGGAATTGACTAAAATCTTAAAGGATTTAGGCGTTAAGGTTGCAAGAAACAGCTCTGAAAACGATAAAATTTTTGCTGTTCTTGATTTTCAAGCTTCTAACCCTAAAGTTACAAAAGATTATTTCAACACCACAGAGAACAGTATGAATACTGAAGACAAAACGGTGGAAAAAGAAACTAAAGCTCCTGCCAAGAAAGCCGCCCCAAAGAGGACGGCAAAACCTAAAACGGAGGCAAAGGTTCCAACGCCATCAGAGACAGCAACAAAGGTTGAAGAAAAAACAGAAGAAAAAGAAACTGTCACTGAAACTCCAAAGCAGGAAGAAGTTACTTCAACTACAGAAGAAAATACTGCTTCACAGCAGCCACAAGCAAAGAAAAAAAGGAAAAGAGTTACTCCAAATACCAATACCACTGAAGCTTCTGCTCAGGAAAGGACGGAAGTACAAAAAAACACAGATACTCAGGAATCTGCTCCGGCAGAAGAAAAGCAAAGTAATCCCCAAGCTCAGGCCAGACCTCAGAAAGGCCAGAACCATCCACAAAACGGTGGAAACTCTCACAAAAATCAGAACCAGAACCAAAATAACCATAATCAGAATCAAAACAGACATTCTGATAAGCAGGAAGAGCAACACGAATCTAAAAAAGAATTCCATTTTGATGGAATGGTAAGTATAGAAGGTGTGTTAGAAATTTTACCTGATAATTATGGGTTTTTACGTTCTTCAGATTTTAGTTATATTTCTTCTCCGGATGATGTATATGTATCTACTGCACAGATCAGAAATTTCGGATTAAAAACCGGAGATACAGTAAAAGGTATCGTAAGGCTTCCAAAAGAAGGTGAGAAATACTTTTCCTTATTAAAACCTACGGAGGTGAATGGCCGTGATCTGGCATTTATCAAAGATCGGGTAGCATTTGAATACCTTACACCTCTTTTCCCGGAAGAAAAATTTAACCTTACAGGAAACAATTCAACCATTTCTACGAGAATCGTAGATCTGTTTGCTCCAATCGGAAAGGGGCAAAGAGCAATGATCGTTGCGCAGCCTAAAACAGGTAAGACCATGTTGCTTAAGGACATTGCGAATTCTATCGCAGCTAATCATCCTGAAGTTTATATGATGGTTCTTCTTATCGATGAACGTCCTGAGGAAGTTACAGATATGGAAAGAAGTGTAAATGCAGAGGTAATTGCTTCTACATTTGATGAAGCAGCAGAAAAGCACGTTAAGGTTGCTAATCTTGTATTGGCAAAGGCTCAGAGAATGGTTGAGTGCGGCCATGATGTTGTTATTTTATTAGATTCCATTACCAGATTGGCAAGAGCATACAATACGGTAACGCCGGCTTCTGGAAAGGTTCTTTCCGGAGGGGTTGATGCAAATGCTTTGCATAAGCCGAAGAGATTCTTCGGAGCAGCCAGAAAAATTGAAGGCGGTGGTTCCCTGACAATTATCGCTACAGCATTGATTGACACAGGTTCTAAAATGGACGAGGTTATCTTTGAAGAATTCAAAGGTACAGGTAATATGGAGCTTCAGTTGGATAGAAAAATTGCCAACAGAAGAATTTATCCTGCTATTGACCTTGTTTCTTCCAGTACAAGACGGGACGATCTTCTTCTGGATGAAGTAACTTCTCAGAGAATGTGGATCTTTAGAAAATATCTTTCTGAAATGAATCCTGTGGAAGCCATGGAATTTGTTAATAAAAATATCAAAGGAACTCTTAATAACGAAGAATTCCTGATGTCTATGAATAGATAGATTAATTTAATATTGTTAAATAAAAAGCACGGGTTTTCATAATCTGTGCTTTTTACTTTTAAACAGGATGTGGAATATAATATATCAATGTTAAAGATTTATTAAAATAATACGCTATTTTTGATAATCGGTCAATTATTGGCTAACTTTGAAATATAACATTAAAAAATAAAATTATGTCATTTGAATTACCAAAACTAGGATACGCGTACGATGCATTAGAACCAACTATTGATGCGAAAACAATGGAAATTCACTATACAAAGCATCACCAGGCTTATATAGATAATTTGAATAAAGCAATCGAGGGTACGGACCTGGCTGGAAAAACAATAGAAGAAATCTGCAAAACAGGAACAGATAAGCCTGCAGTAAGAAATAACGGAGGAGGACACTTTAACCATTCTTTATTCTGGGAAATTTTAACTCCGGGAGGAAGCAAAGAACCTGTAGGAAATGTAAAGGCTGCTATTGAAAACTATGGTGGTTTTGATAAATTTAAAACAGATTTCTCTGAGGCTGCTAAAACAAGATTTGGTTCAGGATGGGCATGGCTGATTAAAAATGCAGACGGTTCAGTTTCCGTATCTTCTACTCCTAATCAGGACAATCCATTAATGCCTGTGGAAGATGTTAAGGGAACTCCGGTTTTAGGATTAGACGTTTGGGAACATGCTTATTACCTAAACTATCAAAACAGAAGACCTGACTACGTTACAGCGTTTTTCGATGTAGTAAACTGGGATAAAGTAGAGGAATTATTCAACAAATAGTTGATCGTTTCCAATAAAAATAAAAAAAAGGATCAGAAATTTCTGATCCTTTTTTTATTAATATCTTGTGACATCACTACCGCTCAAACCGTTCATTCGTAAACCGTATTTCCAATTGACGTAAGCGAAAACCTGGTAAAGTTTGTATTCAAACTTTAATCCGTAATTTTCTTTTGGATCATAGCTGATCGACGATTCGATTACATTCCTATATTTTCCTGTATTATAATAGGAATTCCATTCACTGACCAGAATTATATTTCTTGATTTTAAGTAAGACTCTGTGTATTGGTTCATCGGTTTTGCAATAGCATTTAAAAAATAATCATATTGAGTATCCAATACAGTGATATCCCACTCTCCATCGTCATTTTTGGCCGGTTTTATCTCAGATTTCTCTTTGTCCGATTTAGGTTTGTCCTGAGACAAACAGCTAAAAGGCAGACAAAACATGCATACTATTAAAATCAGATTTTTCATACTTATAAAGTTACGCAAAAAGTACTTTAGTTAGGGTTCCTTCTGAAGAATAACAAATGCTGGAAAATGGTCGCTATATCCTCCGGTAAACTGATCCCCATTCCAGGACCTGAAAGGATAACCTTTATAGTTTCCTTCTTTATTGACGAGATATGCGGGAGCATAAATTTCAGCCCTGTAAACAGAGTACTCTTTTGTTACCTGATCGGAAATAAGGTTTTTGGAGACAATGATCTGATCGAATAGGTTAGGTGCATCCTGATACGCCAGAGAAGCAACTCCTTTTTTGTATAGAGGATACATCAGATTCAGATAGGGGGTGTTGTCATTAAGATCTTTTGAATTGCCTACAGCTTTTAAGTGATTCTTTAAACTGGAACTTACCGGGTCGTCATTAAAATCTCCCATTGCAAATAGCTTAGTAGAAGGATCTGCTGCCCGTACACTGTCCATTTGTTGTTTCAGAAGTACTGCTGCGGCATTTCTCTTAGGTAATGAGACCGCTTCTCCTCCTCTTCGGGAAGGCCAGTGATTCATAAAGAAAGCTACTTTTTCATTGTCTAAAAAACCTGTTACCACCAGGATGTCTCTTGTATATTCTCTTTTTCCGGTCTCATTGAAAATTTTTAATTCCTTTTTTAAAGAGTTCGTAACCGTAAATCTTCTCTTCTGATAGATCAATGCAACATCAATTCCCCTGTAATCGTAAGAATTATAATGAATGATCCCATAATCATATTTAGCTAAAGCGGGTTCTTTGATAAGGTCCTGAATTACCTGCCTGTTTTCCACTTCTATAAGACCAACAACCGCGGGAGCTGTTTTTGTATACTGAGACCCAAGCTCAGAAATGACCTTTGCTTCATTGGCAAGTTTGGTTTTATAAACTTTAGTATTATAGTTTTTAGAGCTTTTGGGGGTGAATTCTTCATATCCGCTTTGATATCTCACTGCTTTTTTCCCTTTTAACAAGCCATCACTCCATGGGCCATCATACTTTTCAGCCTCCAGAAATCTGATTGAATCTAATGGGATACTCCGATGAAATGCAGGATTGTTTATTGCTTTAGTGCCATCAATATAATCAGCTGAAGGTATAGTATCAAATAAATTTTCCACATTCAAAAAACCTACTGCCGCTACCTTTCTTAGCTGGCCTTGCTGGGCAAAGGTAAACATTGATAAAAGGAACATAAAAAGGCTTAAATTTTTTTTCATTTTGCGTCAAGATTAATAAGTAGACAATTGATTTATAACTCATTTCATCTTTAAATATAAGTAAATTTAAAATAATTGAACGGAGCGTTTAGCCGGATACATTACAAAGCCGCAATATTAAGATAACATAATTTTAAAAGTATTTCAGATTATAAAAATTTGTTAAATTTATATTTCCCTACTTTTTTAACGCGTTGAAAACTAAGGGAAAACTATAAAAAATACATTTGCTTATGATTAAAAAATTATCATTAGTCTCTTTGTTTACTTTACTTCCGGCTTCTTATTATTTCGCGCAGACAACTGTGTTTGCTTATTTAAAAGATGCAGATGGAAAACCTATTGAAAGGGCAGAAGTAGATTTAAAAGGGAATGAAAATGATGTTACGGCAGACAAGATTGGCTACTTTCAATTTGTCGATTTGCAGCCCGGACATTACCAGATTGTTATTACAAAATCGAATTACGAAACCAAAGTTATGGAATTCGATGTGACTCATGATGAAAAGAGGAAAGATTTGGGCATTATTATCCTGTATTCTAATTTAACTAATGTTGATCAGGGATTGGCTATCATAGACAGTGATAATGACGACGACGGTAGCGGCAGCCAGACCTCCACGGTTGGACTTCTTCAATCATCCCAGGATGTATTCAGCAGAATTGCAGCGTTTGATTTAGGTTTTTACTGGTTTCGGCCCAGAGGAATTGATGGACGAATGGGAGAAACTATGTTAAACGGAGTTTCTATGATCAAATCTGATAAAGGAAACGTAGATTTTGGAAATTGGGGAGGACTTAATGAAGTGACGAGATACCCTGAAATTTCTGCGAACCATTCCCCATCAGAATACGCGTTTGGGGGAAATAGTTCGGTTATTTACAAAAATACCAAGGCTAGTGAGTACAGGAAAGGGTTTCAGTTTACACAATCTCTTACCAATAGAAACTACAGAAACAGGACCTCCCTACGCTATAGCTCCGGGATGAATAAAAACGGGTGGGCATTTACAGTAATGGGAGCAAGAAGATGGGCGGAAGATGGAATTCAGGAAGGAACATTTTACGATGCATATGGAGCTTATTTGGGTATTGAAAAGAAATTCAATGACAAGCATAGTATGACCTTCAATTTTATTGGAGCTCCTTATAGAAGATCGACAGCAAGCCCAAGTACACAGGAAGTATATGATTACAGAGGAGTGCATTATAATTCCTATTGGGGATATCAGGACGGTAAACAAAGAAGTGAAAGAGTGAGAAAGGGTTTTCAGCCGATATTCCAAATCCAGGATTTTTGGAAAATTGACAAGAAATCAAGTCTCTGGACTTCTGTCTCGTATCAGTTTGGAAAGGATAGAGGCTCGCGCTTAGATTGGCAGAATGTACAAAATCCATCACCTACGTATTACAGGAATTTACCAAGTTATTATGATTCCTTAGACCCTAATGCATCGGT
The sequence above is drawn from the Chryseobacterium daecheongense genome and encodes:
- a CDS encoding DUF4293 family protein; protein product: MLQRIQTIWIFLAVLAAVFLFITGQDVAVFGNIPVIDSACIVLVLVGLLSVFSFKNRKRQILLNTISIIINALLIGVLAYWLLNLSGGIQFPEKGIEPVFPLIAIICLFIANIYIRKDERLVKSVDRLR
- the rho gene encoding transcription termination factor Rho produces the protein MFNIETLRSKSVTELTKILKDLGVKVARNSSENDKIFAVLDFQASNPKVTKDYFNTTENSMNTEDKTVEKETKAPAKKAAPKRTAKPKTEAKVPTPSETATKVEEKTEEKETVTETPKQEEVTSTTEENTASQQPQAKKKRKRVTPNTNTTEASAQERTEVQKNTDTQESAPAEEKQSNPQAQARPQKGQNHPQNGGNSHKNQNQNQNNHNQNQNRHSDKQEEQHESKKEFHFDGMVSIEGVLEILPDNYGFLRSSDFSYISSPDDVYVSTAQIRNFGLKTGDTVKGIVRLPKEGEKYFSLLKPTEVNGRDLAFIKDRVAFEYLTPLFPEEKFNLTGNNSTISTRIVDLFAPIGKGQRAMIVAQPKTGKTMLLKDIANSIAANHPEVYMMVLLIDERPEEVTDMERSVNAEVIASTFDEAAEKHVKVANLVLAKAQRMVECGHDVVILLDSITRLARAYNTVTPASGKVLSGGVDANALHKPKRFFGAARKIEGGGSLTIIATALIDTGSKMDEVIFEEFKGTGNMELQLDRKIANRRIYPAIDLVSSSTRRDDLLLDEVTSQRMWIFRKYLSEMNPVEAMEFVNKNIKGTLNNEEFLMSMNR
- a CDS encoding superoxide dismutase is translated as MSFELPKLGYAYDALEPTIDAKTMEIHYTKHHQAYIDNLNKAIEGTDLAGKTIEEICKTGTDKPAVRNNGGGHFNHSLFWEILTPGGSKEPVGNVKAAIENYGGFDKFKTDFSEAAKTRFGSGWAWLIKNADGSVSVSSTPNQDNPLMPVEDVKGTPVLGLDVWEHAYYLNYQNRRPDYVTAFFDVVNWDKVEELFNK
- a CDS encoding DUF6146 family protein, translated to MKNLILIVCMFCLPFSCLSQDKPKSDKEKSEIKPAKNDDGEWDITVLDTQYDYFLNAIAKPMNQYTESYLKSRNIILVSEWNSYYNTGKYRNVIESSISYDPKENYGLKFEYKLYQVFAYVNWKYGLRMNGLSGSDVTRY
- a CDS encoding endonuclease — its product is MKKNLSLFMFLLSMFTFAQQGQLRKVAAVGFLNVENLFDTIPSADYIDGTKAINNPAFHRSIPLDSIRFLEAEKYDGPWSDGLLKGKKAVRYQSGYEEFTPKSSKNYNTKVYKTKLANEAKVISELGSQYTKTAPAVVGLIEVENRQVIQDLIKEPALAKYDYGIIHYNSYDYRGIDVALIYQKRRFTVTNSLKKELKIFNETGKREYTRDILVVTGFLDNEKVAFFMNHWPSRRGGEAVSLPKRNAAAVLLKQQMDSVRAADPSTKLFAMGDFNDDPVSSSLKNHLKAVGNSKDLNDNTPYLNLMYPLYKKGVASLAYQDAPNLFDQIIVSKNLISDQVTKEYSVYRAEIYAPAYLVNKEGNYKGYPFRSWNGDQFTGGYSDHFPAFVILQKEP